The nucleotide window TTGTGGCAACTGTACTTGCTGCCCCCGGTGTGTTTATCAAAATGGAAGAAGTTGAACTCCCGAATATTGCTCCATAATAGACACCAGCCATCATAACCAAAGCAAACGTTGGATCCATGCCATATGTAATAGGGATCATTACAGCAATTGCAGTAATTGGTCCAAGCCCTGGCATAATACCAATTGCAGTTCCAACAATTACACCGATTGCCACAAAGAGCATTCCTTCTAGACTAAAAGCAACTTGAAAACCCTCTAAAATTCCACCAAAACCATTCATATTTGCACCTCAATTCCTTATGAAGATAATCACGATGTCTAAAATGGTAAAATACCCTCTGGTAATGCAATCATTAAGTATCTCGTAAATAATAAATATAAGCTGATAGGAACGATAATTGAGACAATGGCATTCGCTATATGATTTCGATAGCCGAGAAATAGAGAGCAAATAAAGATAAACAATGTTGTAATAAACACAAATCCAAGATGCTCTAATAGTAAAATATAAATGAGAAGCATGCCTAGAACAGTGGCAATAACTTTAAAATCTTTTTTTGCTACAAAGAGACTTGCACCTTCGTCACTCTTCGTGAAGAACAATATAACTGATAAAATAATCAGTAATGATCCTAGAAGAATGGGGAACGCATTAGCATCAATAATGATGTACTCATAGGTTGGCAAGAGAATACTTGCTATTATATAGCTCACAGCAAGTACTAATAGAGGGATACTAATTTTTTGATTCATTGTCATGCGACATCCACTCCTCCCAGGGTTATTCATC belongs to Salicibibacter cibi and includes:
- a CDS encoding tripartite tricarboxylate transporter TctB family protein, whose translation is MTMNQKISIPLLVLAVSYIIASILLPTYEYIIIDANAFPILLGSLLIILSVILFFTKSDEGASLFVAKKDFKVIATVLGMLLIYILLLEHLGFVFITTLFIFICSLFLGYRNHIANAIVSIIVPISLYLLFTRYLMIALPEGILPF